A region of Actinomycetota bacterium DNA encodes the following proteins:
- a CDS encoding Crp/Fnr family transcriptional regulator, translating into MTTASRNEESIVAKLRSIPMFADLGHEDLDTLAGMVTLRQLPKGAFVITQNERGASMFLLVSGRVKVSLASPGGKELALNYLEAPAHFGEMSLVDAEPRSADVIAVTEVEVLSLDAKDLSDAIRVQPRLALALIATLSRRLRHTNARLEDMAFHDATHRVLRVLLNVATASYEARGVPVIAGLTHYEIATLAGTSRETASRIISALARDGVVATKGRRIVVDLLLLRERLESE; encoded by the coding sequence GTCGCGAAGTTGCGGTCGATCCCGATGTTCGCGGACCTCGGCCACGAGGACCTCGACACGCTCGCCGGCATGGTGACCCTTCGGCAGTTGCCCAAGGGCGCGTTCGTCATCACCCAGAACGAGCGCGGAGCTTCGATGTTCCTGCTCGTCTCGGGTCGCGTGAAGGTGTCGCTCGCGTCCCCCGGCGGCAAGGAGCTCGCGCTCAACTACCTGGAGGCCCCGGCGCACTTCGGCGAGATGTCGCTCGTGGACGCCGAGCCGCGCAGTGCCGACGTCATCGCCGTCACCGAGGTCGAGGTGCTGTCGCTGGACGCCAAGGACCTGTCGGACGCGATCCGCGTCCAGCCGCGGCTCGCACTCGCGCTCATCGCGACGCTGTCGCGGCGGCTGCGCCACACGAACGCCCGTCTGGAGGACATGGCGTTCCACGATGCGACGCACCGCGTCTTGCGCGTCCTGCTCAACGTCGCGACCGCCTCGTACGAGGCGCGCGGCGTGCCGGTCATCGCCGGACTGACGCACTACGAGATCGCCACGCTCGCGGGCACCTCGCGCGAGACGGCCTCGCGCATCATCTCCGCGCTCGCGCGCGACGGGGTGGTGGCCACCAAGGGCCGCCGCATCGTGGTCGACCTGCTCCTGTTGCGCGAGCGCCTCGAGTCCGAGTAG